The genomic interval GACAACACACCCCTACTTCCTTCATGGCAAAGAATAAGCTTTTGTGTTGAGAATACTCTAAATCCACACTTGTCTAATTTTCTTACTCAGTGACACCAGCCACCGTCACACAGATGTTAAGTACATTGTGAGCGAGAGGTGCCTTTTGGAGATCTTCGAAAAGTGCCCCCTTTGCAAAACAAAAAGCAATGTCACACCGCACAGACGAGGCACCTCCTTGACTGTACAGCATAAATGTGGCCGGTGTGAGTACTACCGGGAATGAAGCAGTCAGCCAGTCAGAGGGACCTGTCCAACAACAAATTTACAACTCTCTGCAGCTATTTACTTCACCGGCACATCATTTTTCCAGCTGAACAAGGTATGGGATCACACTTAGCACTAACcataacatttctttttttttttttttttttgaagagaaACATCCTTTATTCACAAGAGCTGGTGTCTGagtacctcactcactcactcggccaatggaaagacaggagaagaggaaaaaaaatcaaataaaaataacttaaaaaaaagaaacttacATGTGTTTTAGTATTCCTCTCAGCTGACTTTGAACCCTGTGGTGAACCTAAACACTTTGGTTGAAAATTCCAAGAGcgaacaacaacatcaacaacaaagaGTGCAATAAAAACGCACAAAATAGAAAGGATTTAAatatacaaaaacacattttctgaaaaaaaaaaaaaattaaaagaaaagaaaaaaaaaaacaataaaatgaatTATCAATGGGCCGATGTACATTCatattaattcacaaattatgtttcaataagaaaagaaagcaataataaaaaataatagaaatttaaaaaataaaaacctcatCTCCACTCGGAGATGACTAAGTGCTGTCAGCATGGGTTTTCAACATAGAGTAACACTCCACTTGACGCCGGCGCCACACGCATGTCACTACAGCGCCACAACAGtgccatgacacagtcatagataagtcacaAACACTATGTCCACGTCAtacacattttatgactgttggccttaagtgacattcggttatggcaaagacataaTAGTCGCGACACCTACATAACGGTGCCATGACCCCGCCATGACACTGCAATGACACGCACACGACACCGGCGTCAAGCCAAGTGCCACCCAACATGTCATTGCAGTGTCATAACAGGGTTGTGCGAGTTGCTAACAGAGTTAAGAGTGTATTATGACACATGGGGTCTATAGGGGTTGCTGCcggttattttgtttgttttctcttctttttttgttctgcCAAAAATAGatcttctttctttattttttttctaccaTAGCATTTCGACACAAATGGATGGTATCTTAAAAATCCTTGTGGTAAGCCATGCAGGAGTGTGCTCAAAGTGCTACTATGGTGTCATTGTCATTGCGTTACACTGACAAACGTGCATCCTCAGAATGGCCATTGATGTTTGCTAAGTGtggtgcacggtgtgtgtgtgtgtgtgtgcaatcaaaGTGAACTGAAAAGGTCTTTACTCAGGACACCTTACCAAGGCTGCGAGAGTGCTAGTCTGAACAAGGAGGACGACACCCATAGACATTATTATGGCTGGATCACGAAATGgtgtacttgtgcacttcagtgttcatgttttagtgtgtatgcCGTATTCTTTACGCACTAAAAAAACATAGTGCCCCAAGTGCAGAAGTGCAGCATCTGAGACACAGACAGAATATGTCTATGATTACGCCTGTACAGAAGAAGAATGCCCCCTGGTGGGTGCCGGTGGCATGACATGGGTCTGGTCAGGAGAAGACCCATATCAAGTTGGACACTGGCgttagagagggaggggaggggaggggagggggggaataaGTGTCCCTGTACAGCACAGTGCGGTGGAGTTAATCACACGTGACCAACATTGATGACATTAGATATCGACGACACACTCTCTAGTCACAGCCAGAGTAGTGAGGCTGAACCTGCTGCTGCATGGCAAGAGCATTGCAAAGCCCCTTTTTACTGAGCATTTAATCTTACCAGTAAGGTTTgcttttcacatttctttttttcttttgaatttttTAAGGTGATCAGCTGCCTCACCAAAAGGCTCTGGGAGGGTATCATTGTTTGGGgtaacaaaaatgtgtatggtacaaaaggggaaaaaaaactaaaatccttAATTTTACACGTTGCTGCTGggctttgtttctgtttttttgtttgtttgttttgtaactCTTATATCCCCTCCAAAACCTACACCCCTCCTTCAGCCCTAGTCACACCTGACAGCTTAAGACACTAGTattcagcaaaaaaaaagtccaaaCGTCAATCAGTCACagtcataaaaaaaaaacccccgcaACATCACCAGACAGCACATCATCCGTACAAGTGCACGCATCACTAACTagctcaggtgctgtttccacgtagctggatatttttatatgtggatatttttttctcctggttgcattggctttgcattggttttggccttccgtttccacgtagcagatatttaaaatccaagtataaaaagcaggagaaaaaaaatatcctgtttagggggctgaaacgcatttgtcacaattatttttttttcacatgttgcgtttacacctcaacaggagaaaaaaaaaaccctgctaaaagaaatatcctgctacatggaaacagcacctcagtcagATGGATCGACTCCAGAGACTCCATGACTATGCTGTGACTACAAAATCCCCCCGGGAGCATAGCGGTCAACATGAGCACCCTTGTGAATAGATATGGACATTTTAGGCTGGTGACATGCAGGCTGCACTACAGGGTACGCATGCGCGTGGGCAGAGAgaatagataagagagaggttccgctggcccattgctTCCGGGTTCTactccccctttaggcagacctaaggactgttctattcattgtaggagcattatgacacgcccctttaggcagaccggaacctggtcacgttaggtgcccgtAGAAACctgttatgttggcatatctctatatacttaaagaatctctggcgtggGTGGGCACTTTTCGTGTATGAACACGTCCCCATGCGTAGGCTACTGACTCAGTCGGCTCCTCTGGCCTGCCCATGAGACCATGCagtgttttcccctccgaatgctccaccaatcactgccagtcattaggcatattgattagccactacatacagcgGCGGGTGGAGCaaacgtgggggaaaacaagtAGCCTAATTTCACGGGCGGGCCCAGAGTTGCCCACTGGGTCAATTTGTCAAATTTGTGCGCGGCACGTACGGTGCATTATTCACAGCACCGCGCGGGGCGATCTCCAGAACTTCCATTTTGAGATTGGGACGCGGTACAGTCAAACCATGATGGAAGATATATATGTAAATGAGAGGCCCTTTGGCTATCTGCCTCCTTCATGACACCGCCAGTATCCTACGTTGTGCTGTGATCCTTCCAAAAGCAAGTACTGGTTGTGCACTCGGCCACACAGGGTTGTGTGCGTTAtttaaaacctttaagagtgtgggttctTCTTGAACatttctataaaaagaatgtgttctataacaatgcaaaatTCTAAAATTCCGAATTTTATTGTATGGTGcccagaactttcactgcccgaacattcccgtcacagcGGTGTgacagtagtcacagtacactcttaaaggggtcacagcaagcatgtcctgtTCCTCATTTGCTTTGCATACTGGTGTCCAGTCAGTCATCCTATTAAGTTGTGCATGGGATTGTGCGCATTGATTGATCTACATGACAAGTgtctaggtttttttttcaactcttTTTCAAACACAAACTCCACCCCTACCCAAAATAAAAGCACAACGCTGAACGAATCTATTGTGTCTAGATGAAAAGGTAATGGAGAGCTGTGTTGAGAGGATGGTCAACATCACTTCTGTTGTTTGTGCTTGCAGTATaaagtatacagtatgtttgtgaatGTGACCAATCTGTGTATGCGTGGAGCGGTACTCTCACAGGCATAAACTCCTGTATAGGGGACTGAATGAACTCAAGGGACATTGGTTTGTTGATGACTGGGTGTGCGTTTCAATATGCAACCCCGCCTCCTCCACCTGTGCCCGCGGCcccgtaccaggaagtaatatgtcacgatgacatcaatgacaacagcattatatttcaatatcttgcaaaagctcaattgtaaagtctttttctcatttgcaattgggatcactttattgttttctccacggaggaggggccaggaggtggggcgaggccacaagcacaagcggaggaAGCAAGGCCGCACACCGGAACGCACCCCTGCTCTCCTTTATAAGTATCCAAAACCTCCCCCACAGACCTTTAAAATGGTCCTTAAAGGGATGGCACTTTTTCGTGCCCACCTCCACAAAGGAGAGACAGGTGAAGAAGgcattacttaaaaaaaaaaaaaaaaaaaaaaaaaataataataacttgaaAACAAAATATTCCTGTTATGCTGTTACTTTGTACCAGTACCCTAATGATGTCTGTGCTAAGAGGATGACCACATCGACAGTCAGTTCCGATTAAATAGTCGTCCAAAGATGAACTACTGAGAAATgaaaacacaaagaaacaaaatCTATGATATATCATCAAGTGCCAAGTGGGATAAGgagaagaagatgagaagagTGACGTCTCCGCATGAGATGTGGTTGCTATGACGACCGGGAGTAGAGGTGGGGATGCGTTGCGGCGGGGCACttcctggggtgtgtgtgtgtgtgtgtgtgtgtgtgtgtgtgtgtgtgtgtgtgtgtgtgtgtgtgtagtgttgcccCTCGCTGGAGCTGAGGAGTGGAGCACTGGGAGAAAGGAGAAATAAAGAGccggaataggagaggagaggggaggagagaagagaagaggagaggagaggagaggagaggaggggaggggagaggagaggagaggagagaagaggagaggagaggagaggagaggaggggagaggagaggagaggagaggaggggaggggagaggagaggggtagaggggagagcagacaacaggaggggagaggagagaagaggagggaggagaagagaggagaggggaggggaggggaggggaggagaagatcaTGATGGAAGTGCAGAAGCTGGAGACACTGATTAAGATGATGGTCAGAGCAGATATTGGATATGAGAGGAAGgacaggagaaagaaagacagacatcaGATCTCCGCCCCGTAGAAGCGAGATCGCTCCTCTGTGAACACTCGCTCCCTGGACAGGTGGAAGAAGAGCTCTCCACCGTTGGCATACTCCATGACAAAACACAATCGATCGTGTGTCTGGAAGGAGTACTTGAGTCCCGTGAGGAATGGATGCTTGGAGCTCTGCAGAACCCGGTTCTCCGTCAGCGTGTGGGCGACCTCATCTTTGGCCACGATGACTTCCTTCTTCAGGATCTTCATGGCGTAGTATTTCCCGGTGGCCTTCTCATTCACCAGAATTACCTTCCCAAACGTACCCTTGCCCAGCAGCTTGAGGTATTCAAAGTTGTGCATAGTCACTCTGTGACGGGGTTTGGAGGGGCAGACGTCCACATCGAAGGGGTCTGGGGacgagtctctcctctcctcctcctgcctctggAGGCTGTCTGCCACCGCCTGGATGGCCTTggtccactcctccctctccgtCCGCTCGATGACGCTGGTCCACTGGAGGCAGCGGATGATGAAGGTGTT from Engraulis encrasicolus isolate BLACKSEA-1 chromosome 17, IST_EnEncr_1.0, whole genome shotgun sequence carries:
- the LOC134467500 gene encoding RAC-alpha serine/threonine-protein kinase-like codes for the protein MGEVVIVKEGWLHKRGEYIKTWRPRYFLLKSDGTFIGYKERPQDVDQLETPLNNFSVAPECQLMKTERPKSNTFIIRCLQWTSVIERTEREEWTKAIQAVADSLQRQEEERRDSSPDPFDVDVCPSKPRHRVTMHNFEYLKLLGKGTFGKVILVNEKATGKYYAMKILKKEVIVAKDEVAHTLTENRVLQSSKHPFLTGLKYSFQTHDRLCFVMEYANGGELFFHLSRERVFTEERSRFYGAEI